The proteins below are encoded in one region of Sporosarcina sp. FSL K6-1508:
- a CDS encoding S-layer homology domain-containing protein: MAKKILAFIIALLVTFTSIGNASAAPLFKDVGDKHVSKAELDFLAERGIIVANPQQNFGVKEEITRLEASAMIIRALGLETVNRPNPNFSDVTPEDEGYDIIATIADEGIVNGNADGEFMPNNKLTRGQMAAILVSAFELKGTSKHVFKDVNSAYWASEAIKTLFANEVTTGYPNNTYKPTAFITKVNFGVFLARILNPEFKQKPVCYKSDGKKKAVVNVQVTNLWKSPNKNRVVDRPSITSPTDIGKWAKSMSVSQKLWLVGKTDTQALYGQEVVILKSSGNWHEVAVIDQYTPRNKAGYPGWVPKSHVTELTTDYKDCHIAIVDTNIATLYDEPKKANKYMDISYTTILPVIGEKGEWLHVQTPANGVKYLRKQDAKVVENFAAIPKPTQKDIVDSAKMFLGLPYVWSGISGFGFDCSGLIHSVYKNHGIMIPRDSFVQAVNGTPVNRKNMQPGDLMFFAYNQGKGKVFHVSMYIGNGKMIHAPNSSKSVEIISIDTHPYKANYAGSRRYLK; this comes from the coding sequence ATGGCGAAAAAAATACTGGCATTTATTATTGCACTTTTAGTTACGTTTACATCAATTGGCAACGCTTCTGCAGCTCCTTTATTTAAAGATGTTGGTGATAAGCACGTTTCGAAAGCTGAATTGGACTTTTTAGCAGAACGGGGCATCATTGTTGCGAATCCGCAACAAAACTTTGGGGTGAAGGAAGAGATTACCCGTTTGGAAGCGTCCGCCATGATCATTAGGGCACTGGGACTGGAAACAGTAAATCGTCCTAATCCAAACTTCAGCGACGTAACTCCTGAAGACGAGGGCTATGACATCATTGCCACAATAGCGGATGAGGGGATCGTCAATGGTAATGCAGACGGCGAGTTCATGCCGAATAATAAGTTGACACGAGGGCAAATGGCAGCGATTCTAGTCAGCGCTTTTGAGTTGAAGGGAACGTCCAAACACGTTTTTAAAGACGTCAACTCAGCGTATTGGGCATCAGAAGCGATTAAAACACTCTTTGCCAATGAAGTCACAACAGGCTATCCAAATAATACATATAAGCCAACAGCATTTATTACGAAAGTGAATTTCGGGGTATTCCTTGCGCGAATCCTAAACCCGGAATTTAAACAAAAGCCTGTTTGCTATAAGTCTGATGGTAAAAAGAAAGCTGTCGTTAATGTACAGGTAACAAACTTGTGGAAATCGCCAAACAAAAACCGGGTAGTGGACCGTCCCTCAATTACCAGTCCAACCGATATCGGGAAATGGGCGAAAAGCATGTCCGTCAGTCAGAAGTTATGGCTCGTTGGAAAAACAGATACGCAAGCCTTGTACGGACAGGAAGTCGTCATTTTAAAAAGTAGTGGTAATTGGCATGAAGTCGCTGTAATAGATCAATATACACCGAGAAATAAAGCGGGTTATCCAGGATGGGTACCGAAATCACATGTGACAGAACTAACGACTGACTACAAGGATTGCCACATAGCGATCGTAGACACGAATATAGCCACTCTTTATGATGAACCGAAAAAAGCAAACAAATATATGGATATTAGTTATACGACCATCCTTCCTGTCATTGGGGAAAAAGGCGAGTGGCTTCACGTTCAAACACCTGCTAACGGCGTGAAATATTTACGCAAACAAGATGCAAAGGTAGTTGAAAATTTTGCGGCAATCCCAAAACCGACTCAAAAAGATATTGTTGATAGCGCTAAGATGTTCCTGGGACTTCCATATGTCTGGTCAGGGATATCAGGCTTCGGGTTCGACTGTTCGGGTCTTATCCACTCCGTGTACAAAAATCATGGCATTATGATTCCGCGTGATTCATTTGTCCAAGCGGTCAATGGTACCCCTGTTAACAGAAAAAACATGCAACCTGGTGATTTGATGTTTTTTGCTTACAATCAAGGCAAGGGCAAGGTATTCCATGTCAGCATGTATATCGGAAATGGTAAGATGATTCATGCACCGAATTCAAGCAAAAGCGTAGAAATTATCTCCATTGACACGCACCCATACAAAGCGAACTACGCGGGTTCGAGAAGATATTTGAAATAA